From a region of the Salvelinus namaycush isolate Seneca unplaced genomic scaffold, SaNama_1.0 Scaffold279, whole genome shotgun sequence genome:
- the LOC120039540 gene encoding endonuclease domain-containing 1 protein-like codes for MLETTVEKFDQYCNHLFVKGTTPNLPGILVGGTVQNQNRYKLICQKYKKIYRFATLYDTTNRIPVFSAYTFTGDGGKRPENKSWMIEPQLENITIKEMKTQEELKVHNNNIDIIINHQAADADYYKQYRKNNKKFLDRGHLFPCSYAPDNDTKMSTFTLTNIVPQYHTFNGGSWEKMERNVRKSLEENCTNNNKIKAYVVTGAVPNKKNNKLKERVNIPDILWTALCCYNNKKNKWMAGAHWGENVPNGKTFKLKTLGELEDKLKNSYKVDGFQVFPKKCKEPLF; via the exons ATGTTAGAAACTACAG TGGAGAAGTTTGATCAATACTGCAATCATCTCTTTGTGAAGGGGACAACTCCAAATCTCCCAGGTATTTTGGTTGGTGGGACAGTCCAGAACCAGAACCGCTACAAGCTGATTTGCCAGAAGTACAAGAAAATCTACAGGTTTGCAACTCTCTACGACACGACCAACAGGATCCCTGTGTTCTCAGCCTACACCTTCACTGGTGATGGGGGCAAGAGACCAGAAAATAAATCCTGGATGATAGAGCCCCAG CTTGAAAATATAACTATAAAAGAGATGAAAACCCAAGAGGAGCTGAAGGtgcataataataatatagatataATAATCAACCATCAGGCTGCAGACGCAGACTACTACAAACAGTACCGTAAAAATAACAAAAAGTTTCTGGACAGAGGTCACCTTTTCCCATGTTCGTATGCACCTGATAATGATACCAAGATGTCCACTTTCACCCTGACAAACATCGTTCCCCAGTACCACACCTTCAACGGGGGTAGCTGGGAGAAAATGGAGCGCAACGTCAGAAAATCTCTTGAGGAGAACTGTACGAACAACAACAAGATAAAGGCCTATGTGGTGACTGGAGCGGTGCCCAACAAGAAGAACAACAAACTGAAGGAACGAGTGAACATCCCAGATATCCTGTGGACAGCCCTCTgctgttacaacaacaagaagAACAAGTGGATGGCCGGCGCACACTGGGGGGAGAACGTACCGAACGGGAAAACTTTTAAACTGAAAACCTTGGGAGAACTCGAAGACAAGTTGAAGAACAGCTACAAGGTTGATGGTTTTCAGGTGTTCCCAAAGAAGTGTAAAGAACCGTTATTCTGA